A single Tenacibaculum sp. Bg11-29 DNA region contains:
- the gldM gene encoding gliding motility protein GldM — translation MAGGKQSPRQRMVNLMYLVFISMLAMNMSKEVLSAFGLMNEKLSESNTRATEKNNASYEILALKASEQAKQYGEAKVKTDKLRGMADEFFAYIGDLKTQMTTEIEDKKAYESMDKSGFLDQYFFASGKITPKGKEFVDKVNQFREESLGVLGESELSSVVSARFSTNDVTNKDGKKIDWLKYNYEGFPLIASLTKLTQIQADIKTTEADALTALLQGELESAVSLKNYEAMVVFEKNAYYPGEKLSGKIVLGKNDPNLTAEKVILNGEEMPADKIQAGQVILDGPAGTVGDKELKGEFQFMENDSLVTIPILGGYSVIPKPNQAVVSADKMNVVYRGLSNPLTISVPGVSGNKVSASAPGLKRVKGDRYAMYPGKGSEVTIRVSATLPGGGKISTPKKYRIKDIPPAVGMVRGQYGTVKMPKASLARISVAAGLPDFLFDLKLNVHSFKIKVPGQVTIPVNGRTLSARAKQALGKARRNDVITIYDIKASVSGSNYKIRKVLPVSIEITN, via the coding sequence ATGGCAGGAGGAAAACAGTCACCAAGGCAAAGGATGGTAAACTTAATGTACCTTGTATTCATTTCGATGTTAGCGATGAACATGAGTAAAGAAGTTCTATCAGCATTTGGATTAATGAATGAGAAATTATCGGAATCTAATACTAGAGCTACCGAGAAAAATAATGCATCATATGAAATTTTAGCATTAAAAGCATCTGAGCAAGCAAAGCAATATGGTGAAGCTAAAGTGAAAACTGATAAGCTTAGAGGTATGGCAGATGAATTTTTTGCATATATCGGAGATTTAAAAACTCAAATGACTACTGAAATAGAAGATAAGAAAGCTTATGAGTCTATGGATAAGTCTGGTTTTTTAGATCAATATTTTTTCGCTAGCGGAAAAATTACACCAAAAGGTAAAGAATTTGTAGACAAAGTAAATCAATTTAGAGAAGAGTCTTTAGGTGTTTTAGGTGAGTCAGAATTATCTAGTGTAGTTTCAGCTCGTTTTAGTACTAATGATGTTACGAATAAAGACGGAAAAAAAATAGACTGGTTAAAATACAACTATGAAGGTTTTCCTTTAATAGCATCACTAACTAAGTTAACACAAATTCAGGCAGATATTAAAACTACTGAGGCTGATGCATTAACCGCTTTATTACAGGGTGAATTAGAAAGTGCAGTATCTTTAAAGAATTACGAAGCAATGGTAGTTTTTGAGAAAAACGCATATTACCCAGGTGAGAAATTATCAGGTAAAATCGTTTTAGGAAAAAATGACCCTAATTTAACAGCTGAGAAAGTTATTCTTAACGGAGAAGAAATGCCAGCTGACAAAATTCAAGCAGGACAAGTTATTTTAGATGGACCAGCTGGTACAGTAGGAGATAAAGAATTAAAAGGAGAATTCCAATTTATGGAAAATGATTCTTTAGTTACAATTCCTATATTAGGAGGTTATTCAGTAATTCCTAAGCCAAATCAAGCAGTTGTATCTGCTGATAAAATGAATGTAGTATATCGTGGTTTATCTAACCCGTTAACAATATCTGTACCAGGAGTTTCAGGAAATAAAGTTTCTGCATCTGCACCAGGTTTAAAAAGAGTTAAAGGTGATAGATATGCAATGTATCCAGGTAAAGGAAGTGAGGTAACTATTAGAGTATCTGCAACGTTACCAGGAGGAGGTAAAATTAGTACACCAAAAAAATACAGAATTAAAGACATACCACCAGCTGTAGGTATGGTGAGAGGTCAGTATGGTACAGTAAAAATGCCTAAAGCAAGTTTAGCTAGAATTAGCGTTGCTGCTGGTTTACCAGATTTTTTATTCGATTTAAAATTAAATGTACATAGTTTTAAGATTAAAGTGCCAGGTCAGGTAACAATACCTGTTAATGGTAGAACTTTATCAGCTAGAGCAAAACAAGCACTAGGTAAAGCTAGAAGAAATGATGTAATTACTATTTATGATATTAAAGCATCGGTTTCTGGTTCTAATTATAAGATTAGAAAAGTATTACCAGTTAGTATCGAAATTACAAATTAA
- the gldK gene encoding gliding motility lipoprotein GldK has protein sequence MKKITVFALLISLIYACGSSGDRGELIGEKSKRKWFAEKPYGMAKIPGGSFTMGKQDEDPLGAMNAPTKTVTVQPFYMDESEITNSEYKQFVFWVRDSITRTKLAYQAEFSGGGEDDVANAGKNASGIQLYAFASKDTVNESPYAKYMRENYYELGEGLDSLKPLNWQEELVWVQQEYPDTDYVEVMDSLYLKKEESLNGIRTFNTKLLNYRYYWFDNEQAAKTGKNRKDFMKDEVINVYPDTTVWIKDFNYSYNDPMHQEYFAHKAYENYPVVGVTWNQAKAFCHWRTQTKNNFQRSKKKLGLVPSFRLPTEAEWEYAARGGLNFGKYPWGGPSTTSDRGCFLANFKPVRGDYAADGALYTVEAESYNPNEYGLFNMAGNVSEWTNTAYNQMSYYMGSTMNPNVEIKENRRKIIRGGSWKDVAYFLEVSSRDWEYADTARSYIGFRTVQDFLGTSKNK, from the coding sequence ATGAAAAAAATAACAGTGTTTGCATTATTAATATCTCTAATTTACGCTTGTGGTTCAAGTGGTGATAGAGGTGAGTTGATAGGAGAAAAGTCAAAAAGAAAATGGTTTGCAGAAAAACCGTATGGAATGGCTAAGATACCTGGAGGTTCGTTTACCATGGGAAAACAAGATGAAGATCCTTTAGGGGCAATGAACGCGCCAACAAAAACAGTTACAGTACAACCATTTTATATGGATGAATCTGAAATTACTAATAGTGAGTATAAGCAATTTGTTTTTTGGGTAAGAGACTCTATAACAAGAACAAAATTAGCATATCAAGCTGAGTTTTCTGGAGGAGGAGAAGATGATGTAGCAAATGCAGGTAAGAATGCATCAGGTATTCAATTATATGCATTCGCTTCAAAAGATACTGTAAACGAATCACCATATGCAAAGTATATGCGTGAAAACTATTATGAATTAGGTGAAGGACTAGATTCTTTAAAGCCATTAAACTGGCAAGAAGAGCTTGTTTGGGTTCAACAAGAATATCCTGATACTGATTATGTTGAAGTAATGGATTCTTTATATCTTAAAAAAGAAGAGTCTTTAAATGGAATAAGAACCTTTAATACAAAATTATTAAACTACAGATATTATTGGTTTGATAATGAGCAAGCAGCTAAGACAGGGAAAAATAGAAAAGACTTTATGAAAGATGAAGTAATTAATGTATACCCTGATACCACAGTGTGGATTAAGGATTTTAATTACTCATATAATGACCCAATGCATCAAGAGTATTTTGCACATAAGGCTTATGAAAACTACCCTGTAGTTGGAGTTACTTGGAACCAAGCAAAGGCTTTTTGTCATTGGAGAACACAAACTAAAAACAATTTCCAACGATCTAAGAAAAAATTAGGATTAGTTCCTTCATTTAGATTACCAACTGAAGCAGAATGGGAATATGCAGCTCGTGGAGGTTTAAATTTCGGTAAATACCCTTGGGGTGGACCAAGTACAACAAGTGATAGAGGTTGCTTTTTAGCAAACTTTAAACCAGTACGTGGAGATTATGCCGCTGATGGAGCATTATATACTGTTGAGGCAGAATCTTATAATCCAAACGAATATGGTTTGTTTAATATGGCTGGTAATGTATCAGAATGGACAAATACAGCATACAATCAAATGTCTTACTATATGGGGTCAACAATGAATCCTAACGTTGAGATAAAAGAAAATCGTAGAAAAATTATCCGTGGAGGTTCATGGAAAGATGTAGCTTATTTTCTAGAAGTAAGTTCTCGTGATTGGGAATATGCAGATACAGCAAGAAGTTACATTGGATTTAGAACAGTACAAGATTTCCTAGGTACAAGTAAAAATAAATAA
- the topA gene encoding type I DNA topoisomerase, with the protein MAKNLVIVESPAKAKTIEKFLGKDFQVESSYGHIADLPSKELGIDVDGDFSPKYIVSDDKKPVVKKLRALAKKAETVWLASDEDREGEAIAWHLKEQLKLKDENTKRIVFHEITKNAILKAVENPRDIDYNMVNAQQARRVLDRLVGYELSPVLWRKVKGGLSAGRVQSVAVRLIVEKERSVQGFTSETHYKVIAEFSNNEGKTFKATIPKNFDSKKSAEDFLKSCAEANFSIAELTKKPAKKSPAAPFTTSTLQQEASRKLGFPVAKTMQVAQRLYEAGLITYMRTDSVNLSVDARNAAEEEITNYYGAEYSKQRVFKTKAKGAQEAHEAIRPTSMKMHSINSEYDQNRLYDLIWKRTLASQMSDAQLERTNFKIENSENSKIFTANGEMIKFEGFLKVYLEGNDNEDEEQAGMLPNLKVGENLEYTFINATQRFTSPPYRFTEASLVKQLEELGIGRPSTYAPTISTVQRRGYVEKGEDEGVERSYEQMILSAGAVKNQILTEKTGSNKNKLIPTDIGNIVNDFLVANFSNILDFGFTAKVESSFDDISEGDEDWIEMIKGFYGDFHKTVADVQENAERESGERILGKHPESGKTVLVRLGKFGPIAQIGAPEDEEKVFASLNKDQHLGTITMEEALELFLLPKTLGSFQDEEVIVSNGRFGPYIRFGAMFVSLDKGENPMEVDLARAEELIVVKQKADAPIYHYEDLPVQKGVGRFGPFLKWNSIFINVNKKYDFDNLSDDDIIELIEAKKQKEIDKVLHNWEDVEIRVEKARWGRFNVIKGKIKVELPKTTEIEKMTKEEAVKLIEAKTPKKKVAKKKVVKKKTVKKKVTKKK; encoded by the coding sequence ATGGCAAAAAATTTAGTTATAGTTGAGTCACCTGCAAAGGCAAAAACGATTGAAAAGTTTTTAGGCAAAGATTTTCAAGTAGAGTCTAGTTATGGTCATATTGCAGATTTACCATCTAAAGAGTTAGGAATTGATGTTGATGGAGATTTTAGTCCGAAGTATATTGTTTCTGATGATAAAAAGCCAGTTGTTAAAAAGTTAAGAGCTTTAGCTAAAAAAGCAGAAACTGTTTGGTTAGCGAGTGATGAGGATCGAGAAGGAGAAGCAATTGCATGGCACTTAAAAGAGCAACTAAAATTAAAGGATGAGAATACAAAACGTATTGTTTTTCATGAAATTACAAAAAATGCCATTTTAAAAGCAGTCGAAAATCCAAGAGATATAGACTACAATATGGTAAATGCACAACAAGCACGTAGAGTTTTAGATAGGCTTGTTGGGTATGAATTATCTCCAGTTTTATGGCGTAAAGTAAAAGGAGGTTTATCAGCAGGTAGAGTTCAATCTGTTGCTGTAAGATTAATTGTTGAAAAAGAAAGAAGTGTTCAGGGATTTACATCTGAAACACATTATAAAGTAATTGCTGAGTTTTCTAATAATGAAGGAAAAACTTTTAAAGCTACGATTCCAAAAAACTTCGACTCTAAAAAATCTGCAGAAGATTTCTTAAAGTCGTGTGCAGAAGCTAATTTTTCAATAGCAGAATTAACAAAAAAGCCAGCGAAAAAATCACCAGCAGCACCATTTACAACGTCAACATTACAACAAGAAGCATCTAGGAAATTAGGTTTTCCTGTTGCCAAAACAATGCAAGTTGCACAGCGTTTATATGAAGCAGGTTTAATTACTTATATGAGAACAGATAGTGTAAACTTATCTGTAGATGCTAGAAATGCTGCTGAAGAAGAAATTACTAATTATTACGGAGCAGAATATAGTAAGCAACGTGTTTTTAAAACGAAGGCAAAAGGTGCTCAAGAGGCCCATGAAGCAATTCGTCCTACAAGCATGAAAATGCATTCTATTAATAGCGAGTATGATCAAAATAGATTGTATGATTTAATTTGGAAAAGAACGTTAGCTTCTCAAATGAGTGATGCTCAATTAGAGAGAACTAATTTTAAGATAGAAAACTCTGAAAACTCAAAAATATTCACGGCAAATGGTGAGATGATTAAGTTTGAAGGTTTCTTAAAAGTGTATTTAGAAGGAAATGATAATGAAGATGAAGAACAAGCAGGAATGCTTCCAAATTTAAAAGTTGGAGAGAATTTAGAGTATACTTTTATAAATGCAACTCAAAGATTTACAAGTCCACCTTACCGTTTTACAGAAGCATCTTTGGTAAAGCAATTAGAAGAATTAGGTATTGGTAGACCATCTACCTATGCACCAACAATTTCTACAGTTCAAAGAAGAGGTTATGTAGAAAAAGGGGAAGATGAAGGTGTAGAGAGAAGTTATGAGCAAATGATTTTGTCAGCAGGAGCTGTAAAAAATCAGATTTTAACTGAAAAAACAGGATCAAATAAAAATAAATTAATTCCTACAGATATAGGAAATATAGTAAACGATTTTTTAGTTGCAAATTTTTCAAACATTTTGGATTTTGGATTTACTGCAAAAGTAGAATCATCTTTTGATGATATTTCAGAAGGAGATGAAGATTGGATAGAAATGATAAAAGGCTTCTATGGTGATTTTCATAAAACAGTAGCAGATGTTCAGGAGAATGCTGAAAGAGAAAGTGGTGAGCGTATTTTAGGGAAGCATCCAGAATCTGGTAAAACAGTTTTAGTTCGTTTAGGTAAATTCGGACCAATAGCGCAAATTGGAGCCCCCGAAGATGAAGAAAAAGTATTCGCAAGTTTAAATAAAGATCAGCATTTAGGTACAATTACGATGGAAGAAGCTTTAGAGTTATTCTTGCTTCCAAAAACTTTAGGCTCTTTTCAAGATGAAGAAGTAATTGTTTCTAATGGGCGTTTCGGACCTTATATTCGTTTTGGAGCTATGTTTGTTTCTTTAGATAAAGGTGAGAACCCAATGGAGGTTGATTTAGCGAGAGCTGAAGAGTTAATTGTAGTAAAGCAAAAAGCAGATGCACCAATTTATCATTACGAAGATTTACCTGTACAAAAAGGAGTTGGTCGTTTTGGCCCTTTCTTAAAATGGAATTCAATTTTTATTAATGTAAATAAGAAATACGATTTTGATAATCTTTCTGATGATGATATTATTGAATTAATAGAAGCGAAAAAACAAAAGGAAATAGATAAAGTACTTCATAATTGGGAAGATGTTGAAATTAGGGTAGAAAAAGCACGTTGGGGTCGTTTTAATGTGATTAAAGGTAAGATTAAGGTTGAATTACCTAAGACTACAGAAATTGAAAAAATGACAAAAGAAGAGGCTGTTAAGTTAATTGAAGCTAAAACACCTAAAAAGAAAGTAGCTAAGAAGAAAGTTGTAAAAAAGAAAACAGTTAAAAAGAAAGTTACAAAAAAGAAATAA
- the gldL gene encoding gliding motility protein GldL, with protein MAQSKSTKKIFNMAYGLGASVVILGALFKIMHFKIGPLTGGVMLTLGLVVEAIIFAISAFEPIEEELDWSKVYPELAGSESTGKKGGIEAPQDAQSMLSQKLDDILKEAKLDSTLISSLGDSIKNFQGAAEGLTATSATVSSTNQYNEQMSMAAAKLESLNGLYATQVESAGKQADINSALVENTTRLQEQMESLATNLSSLNGVYGGMLTAMSTK; from the coding sequence ATGGCACAATCAAAATCAACTAAGAAAATTTTTAACATGGCTTATGGTTTAGGAGCATCAGTAGTAATACTTGGAGCTTTATTTAAAATCATGCACTTTAAAATCGGACCTTTAACAGGGGGTGTGATGTTAACATTAGGTTTAGTTGTAGAAGCAATTATTTTTGCTATATCAGCATTTGAACCTATTGAAGAAGAATTAGATTGGTCAAAAGTATATCCAGAATTAGCAGGAAGCGAATCTACAGGGAAAAAAGGTGGAATTGAAGCGCCACAGGATGCACAAAGTATGTTATCTCAAAAATTAGATGATATTTTAAAAGAAGCGAAGTTAGATTCTACTTTAATCTCTAGTTTAGGAGATAGTATTAAAAATTTCCAAGGTGCAGCAGAAGGATTAACTGCAACATCGGCAACTGTATCTTCAACAAACCAATATAACGAGCAAATGTCAATGGCAGCTGCTAAATTAGAATCTTTAAACGGATTGTATGCTACGCAAGTTGAAAGCGCAGGGAAACAAGCTGATATAAACTCTGCTTTAGTTGAAAATACAACACGTTTACAAGAGCAAATGGAATCATTAGCAACAAACTTATCTTCTTTAAATGGAGTATATGGTGGAATGTTAACAGCTATGTCAACTAAATAA
- a CDS encoding formimidoylglutamase, translating to MNFSFFTPIKNTTVVHLMSQPVSSLGQNIDIHTEENGFPDLSEVDIAILGVKDGRGAQNNEGCGEELHYIREKLYELFPGNWNTKIADLGNIEQGSTLKDTYFAVQNTIEYLLKRKIIPVIIGGSQDITYANYRGYDSLEQTVNLVSVDSRFDLGAIDDELSSNSFLSKVIMEQPNNLFNYSNIGYQTYFNSQEEIDLLDKLYFDTFRLGEVKDVTLVEPIMRDADLVSIDIGCVRQSEAPANNNASPNGFYGEDICAIARYAGISDKVTSFGVYEYSSRFDSNYQTASLIAQVIWYFIEGVNARAKDYPFVTKESYQKFTVLLSDDDPINFYKSDKSGRWWMEINLISNNKHKRHALIPCNYRDYEQALKHKMPDRWFKALQKLV from the coding sequence ATGAATTTCAGTTTTTTTACCCCTATAAAAAATACTACGGTTGTGCATTTAATGTCGCAACCAGTTTCTTCGTTAGGTCAAAATATTGATATACATACAGAAGAAAATGGCTTTCCTGATTTATCAGAAGTGGATATTGCTATTTTAGGAGTGAAAGATGGTAGAGGTGCTCAAAACAACGAAGGTTGTGGAGAAGAGCTGCATTACATTCGTGAAAAACTATATGAACTATTTCCTGGGAATTGGAATACTAAAATAGCCGATTTAGGAAATATAGAGCAAGGAAGTACACTTAAAGATACTTACTTTGCGGTACAAAACACAATTGAATACTTACTGAAAAGAAAAATAATTCCGGTTATAATTGGAGGTAGTCAAGATATTACTTATGCTAATTATCGTGGATATGATTCTTTGGAACAAACTGTAAATTTAGTGTCAGTGGATAGTCGTTTTGATTTAGGCGCTATAGATGATGAGTTATCTTCTAATTCATTTTTAAGTAAAGTTATTATGGAGCAGCCTAATAATTTGTTTAATTATAGTAATATAGGCTACCAAACTTATTTTAATTCACAAGAAGAAATAGATTTGTTAGACAAATTATATTTTGATACCTTTAGGTTAGGTGAAGTAAAAGATGTAACTTTAGTCGAACCAATAATGAGAGATGCTGATCTAGTTAGTATAGATATTGGTTGTGTGAGGCAAAGTGAAGCCCCAGCAAATAACAATGCTTCTCCTAATGGTTTTTATGGAGAAGATATTTGTGCGATAGCAAGATATGCAGGAATAAGTGACAAAGTTACTTCTTTTGGTGTCTATGAATATAGTAGCAGGTTCGATTCAAATTATCAAACAGCAAGTTTAATAGCTCAAGTTATATGGTATTTTATTGAAGGTGTTAATGCTAGGGCTAAAGATTATCCATTTGTAACAAAAGAAAGTTACCAGAAATTTACGGTACTTTTAAGTGATGATGATCCTATAAATTTTTATAAAAGTGATAAAAGTGGTCGTTGGTGGATGGAAATAAATTTAATCTCGAATAATAAACACAAAAGACATGCGTTAATACCTTGTAACTATAGAGATTATGAGCAAGCATTAAAGCATAAGATGCCAGATAGATGGTTTAAAGCATTACAAAAGCTTGTATAA
- a CDS encoding DUF983 domain-containing protein codes for MINKGTKLYSVLKGKCPRCHEGEFFKHSVTINPKKITKLYDNCPKCNLKYMMEPSFFFGAMYVNYAIAVALFVGVFIIAKMLFGLTILQSFIAIVVVSFLLTPFSLRLSRIIWINMFISFRKDSTLKE; via the coding sequence ATGATTAATAAAGGAACAAAGTTATATAGTGTTTTAAAAGGTAAATGTCCTCGTTGTCACGAAGGTGAATTCTTTAAACATAGCGTTACAATTAATCCAAAAAAAATCACGAAACTATATGATAATTGTCCAAAATGTAATTTAAAATACATGATGGAGCCTTCTTTTTTCTTTGGTGCTATGTATGTAAACTACGCCATAGCTGTAGCCTTATTTGTAGGAGTTTTTATTATTGCTAAAATGCTTTTTGGTTTAACCATATTACAAAGTTTTATAGCAATCGTAGTTGTTTCTTTCTTATTAACTCCTTTTAGCTTACGCCTATCTAGAATAATCTGGATAAATATGTTTATTAGTTTTCGTAAAGATTCTACCTTAAAAGAATAA
- the gldN gene encoding gliding motility protein GldN: MNWMRFYMVLFALATISTASAQANLLNSKKVEEIGFKSEAQIASEDDKPLPYGYISDRDVLWSKVVWEYVDLNQKINLPYYYPIDTTNAGLTRRSLFDTLLKGIQKGEIKEVYSDSYFTTKIGMEQIKQLTYNERDDGYGNMDPYSVQSTDIKGYLIKGLWYFDKRGGELKYRMLALAPMGPDVQTLGVEEIDDKEAVYELFWVFFPDARKTLHSSKVFNPINSAQPLSYDNLLNARRFTSTIMKEENIYGDRSIKDYVRGNSLFQLLEADRVKEGIRDREMDMWNY, encoded by the coding sequence ATGAATTGGATGCGTTTTTATATGGTTTTATTTGCTCTTGCTACTATAAGTACTGCAAGTGCACAAGCTAACCTTTTAAATTCTAAGAAGGTAGAAGAGATAGGGTTTAAATCTGAAGCTCAAATTGCTTCAGAAGATGACAAACCACTTCCTTATGGCTATATTAGTGATAGAGATGTGTTATGGTCTAAAGTAGTATGGGAATACGTTGATTTAAATCAAAAAATTAATTTACCTTATTATTATCCAATTGATACCACAAATGCAGGTTTAACACGTCGTTCGTTATTTGATACATTGTTAAAAGGTATTCAAAAAGGTGAAATAAAAGAAGTATATAGTGATTCTTATTTTACTACTAAGATCGGAATGGAACAAATTAAACAATTAACATATAACGAGCGTGATGACGGTTATGGTAACATGGATCCTTATTCTGTTCAATCTACTGATATTAAAGGGTATTTAATTAAAGGTCTTTGGTATTTCGATAAACGAGGTGGAGAATTAAAGTACCGTATGTTGGCTTTAGCGCCAATGGGACCTGATGTTCAAACATTGGGAGTTGAAGAAATTGATGATAAAGAGGCTGTTTACGAACTGTTCTGGGTATTTTTTCCAGATGCAAGAAAAACGTTACATTCATCTAAAGTATTTAATCCAATAAATTCTGCACAACCATTATCGTACGATAACTTGTTAAATGCTAGAAGATTTACTTCGACAATAATGAAAGAAGAAAATATTTATGGAGATAGATCTATTAAAGATTATGTTCGAGGTAATTCATTATTTCAATTATTAGAAGCTGATAGAGTTAAAGAAGGAATACGTGACAGAGAAATGGATATGTGGAATTATTAA
- a CDS encoding FAD-binding oxidoreductase, translating into MKTNVDYIIVGLGLAGIAFAEELLNAKKSFVIFENNSQTSSIVAGGVYNPVILKRFNAVWNAHQQIVTSEPFYKSLEKKLNVKLDYKFSIKKAFSSVGDENNWFLALDKPTLSHYMNPVVSKEKIDGVIGELGFGELTGTGRIDTALLVRSYREYIDKSGILISETFNYTELNITDDGVNYKNINASKIVFSEGFGITENPFFNHLPLNEAKGETITIHAPDLNIDFLLKSSAFVMPLGNDLYKVGATFNWTDKTCNPTEEARKELEDKLKKVITVPYTVTDHTAGIRPTVNDRRPMVGIHPDHKALIVLNGLGTRGVMIGPTIAKNLFNHLENGEELDKEIDIKRFDA; encoded by the coding sequence ATGAAAACTAACGTAGATTATATTATAGTAGGTTTAGGTTTAGCAGGAATTGCTTTTGCAGAAGAGTTATTAAATGCAAAAAAATCATTTGTTATTTTTGAAAATAATTCTCAAACTTCATCTATAGTTGCAGGAGGTGTCTATAACCCTGTAATTTTAAAGCGTTTTAATGCTGTTTGGAATGCGCATCAGCAAATAGTAACGTCAGAACCTTTCTATAAAAGCTTAGAAAAAAAGCTAAACGTAAAACTAGATTATAAATTTTCAATTAAAAAGGCGTTTAGTAGCGTTGGAGATGAGAATAATTGGTTTTTAGCTTTAGATAAGCCAACTTTATCTCATTACATGAATCCAGTTGTAAGTAAAGAAAAAATTGATGGTGTTATTGGTGAATTGGGTTTTGGAGAGCTTACAGGTACTGGAAGAATAGATACTGCTTTATTAGTTAGATCATATAGAGAATATATTGATAAATCAGGTATATTAATCTCAGAGACATTTAATTATACAGAATTAAATATCACAGATGATGGTGTTAATTATAAAAATATAAATGCAAGTAAAATTGTTTTTAGTGAAGGATTTGGTATCACTGAAAATCCATTCTTTAATCATTTACCATTAAATGAAGCAAAAGGAGAAACAATAACAATACATGCTCCTGATTTAAATATAGATTTTTTATTAAAATCTAGTGCTTTTGTAATGCCTTTAGGAAATGATTTATATAAAGTCGGTGCTACCTTTAATTGGACGGATAAAACATGTAATCCAACAGAAGAAGCAAGAAAAGAATTAGAAGATAAACTTAAAAAAGTAATTACTGTTCCTTATACGGTAACAGATCATACAGCAGGAATTAGACCAACAGTAAATGATAGGAGACCTATGGTAGGTATACACCCTGATCACAAAGCATTAATTGTCTTAAATGGATTAGGAACTCGTGGGGTTATGATTGGACCAACGATAGCTAAAAATCTTTTCAACCATTTAGAAAATGGAGAAGAATTAGATAAGGAAATAGATATTAAACGATTTGATGCTTAA